The following are from one region of the Geoalkalibacter subterraneus genome:
- a CDS encoding radical SAM protein: MTTDHHVSLNRAEYGERYPLLKFPTPQQAEEAEAHRRELLAAIGTRASLGCGGTKIDVRRLSPGCAICVAGRWSCLFINGRCNARCFYCPSSQEDTGEPTTNALTFRNAADYAEYIGAFGFTGASFSGGEPLLTPERTLAYLEAVKKRHGAGVHTWLYTNGTLVDAEIIARLREAGLDEIRFDIGAIGYSLEKVRLAVGRIPTVTVEVPAVPEERLLMRKKLVEMADCGVDHLNLHQLRLTPYNFQCFQGRGYTFLHGEKVTVLESELAALDLIRESLDRGIDLPVNYCSFVYKNRYQRQAARLRNAAFVIKGWEDLTEAGCIRTLTLQGAAPAVARQLQRLRDAGVDPQRYSLNRAGDRLSLPAEFLPREDTPGLGISIIYSAAQQLERVSYRNPFVEVRLETGTKIIVERRPLCAETLLGDDPRGDRIMTLLDQAPWVDFEKVPAGLARYG, translated from the coding sequence ATGACAACTGATCATCATGTTTCTCTTAATCGCGCCGAATATGGCGAACGTTATCCGCTGCTGAAGTTTCCGACTCCGCAGCAGGCCGAAGAGGCTGAAGCACACCGCCGTGAGTTGCTGGCGGCCATCGGCACTCGCGCGAGCCTGGGATGCGGCGGCACCAAGATCGATGTCCGTCGCCTGTCGCCGGGCTGCGCCATCTGCGTTGCGGGGCGCTGGTCATGCCTGTTTATCAACGGCCGCTGCAACGCGCGCTGTTTTTACTGTCCGTCAAGCCAAGAGGATACCGGTGAGCCGACCACTAACGCGTTGACCTTCCGCAATGCGGCGGATTACGCCGAGTACATCGGCGCCTTTGGTTTTACCGGCGCGAGCTTCAGCGGCGGAGAACCTCTACTGACTCCTGAGCGGACCCTGGCCTACCTTGAGGCTGTTAAAAAAAGACACGGAGCCGGGGTGCATACCTGGCTCTACACCAACGGCACCCTGGTTGATGCAGAAATCATTGCCCGGCTTCGCGAGGCTGGTCTTGATGAGATCCGTTTCGATATCGGTGCTATCGGGTACTCTCTGGAGAAAGTGCGGTTGGCGGTCGGCCGGATTCCGACGGTCACCGTCGAGGTCCCTGCCGTGCCGGAAGAGCGACTTCTCATGAGGAAGAAACTGGTCGAAATGGCCGATTGCGGCGTGGATCATCTCAATCTTCATCAACTGCGCCTGACTCCTTACAATTTTCAATGCTTTCAGGGGCGCGGCTATACGTTTCTTCACGGCGAAAAAGTGACCGTGCTCGAATCGGAGCTGGCCGCTCTCGACCTGATCCGGGAATCTCTCGACCGGGGGATTGATCTGCCCGTTAATTACTGCAGTTTTGTCTACAAAAACCGCTATCAGCGCCAGGCGGCGCGCCTTCGCAATGCTGCTTTCGTCATCAAGGGATGGGAGGATCTGACCGAGGCTGGCTGCATCCGGACGCTGACGCTGCAGGGGGCTGCCCCCGCCGTGGCGCGCCAGCTTCAACGCCTGCGAGATGCCGGCGTTGACCCGCAGCGCTACAGCCTGAACCGCGCCGGTGATCGCCTGAGCCTGCCGGCGGAATTTCTTCCCCGTGAGGATACGCCAGGGCTGGGTATCAGCATCATCTATTCGGCCGCGCAGCAGCTTGAACGGGTGAGTTATCGCAATCCTTTTGTTGAAGTGCGCCTGGAAACGGGCACTAAAATTATCGTGGAACGACGTCCCTTATGCGCCGAAACTCTTCTGGGTGACGACCCCCGGGGCGATCGTATTATGACGTTGCTGGATCAGGCGCCCTGGGTCGATTTTGAAAAGGTCCCGGCCGGTCTGGCCCGATATGGATAA
- a CDS encoding energy transducer TonB yields MPEPKPEPKPEPKPEPKPEPKPEPLPEPLPEPLPEPLPEPLPEPLPEPLPEPSASVSNQAAEESVREELPFQAEQMRQARQDYLLGLRNLIAQYRRYPLPARRAGQEGVAVVRFTLDPSGELLECEVLAASGMPLLDRAALSTVRNAAPFPPPPPELGEKPLTCEIPIEFSLSR; encoded by the coding sequence ATGCCAGAGCCCAAGCCAGAGCCTAAGCCGGAGCCTAAGCCGGAGCCTAAGCCGGAGCCTAAGCCGGAGCCTTTGCCGGAGCCTTTGCCGGAGCCTTTGCCGGAGCCTTTGCCGGAGCCTTTGCCGGAGCCTTTGCCGGAGCCTTTGCCGGAGCCATCGGCATCCGTCTCGAATCAGGCTGCAGAAGAATCCGTACGGGAAGAGCTCCCCTTCCAGGCGGAGCAGATGCGGCAGGCCCGTCAGGACTATCTGCTGGGCCTGCGTAACCTGATCGCGCAGTATCGTCGCTATCCCCTCCCTGCGCGCCGGGCCGGACAGGAGGGGGTTGCGGTGGTGCGCTTTACCCTCGATCCTTCGGGAGAACTGCTCGAATGCGAGGTGCTTGCCGCCTCAGGCATGCCTCTGCTCGATCGCGCGGCCCTATCTACGGTCCGCAATGCCGCTCCTTTCCCGCCGCCGCCCCCCGAACTCGGCGAAAAGCCGCTGACCTGCGAAATCCCCATTGAGTTCTCCCTCAGCCGCTGA
- a CDS encoding ANTAR domain-containing response regulator codes for MKTALVVDDEPLIRRQVAETLDQYGFERVVEAGNGEEAVNLAVANRPLLVVMDVSMPVLDGIRAAEKIGSQAPAPIVLLTGTADAETVERARLAGVMSYLVKPFRGEQLFPAADLAIHHFMEISSLRQEVESLRETLEIRKNIEKAKGLLIQKGMSESEAYRKMQKMAMDKRKSLREVADAILMVG; via the coding sequence ATGAAGACCGCTCTTGTGGTGGATGATGAGCCCCTGATTCGAAGACAGGTGGCCGAAACCCTTGATCAGTACGGTTTTGAACGGGTCGTTGAAGCCGGCAACGGTGAAGAAGCGGTGAACCTGGCCGTGGCGAACCGGCCGCTGCTGGTGGTCATGGATGTCTCCATGCCTGTGCTTGACGGCATCAGGGCTGCTGAAAAAATAGGCAGTCAGGCGCCGGCACCGATAGTTCTTCTGACAGGCACCGCCGATGCCGAAACAGTAGAGCGCGCACGCCTTGCGGGAGTGATGAGCTATCTGGTCAAGCCCTTTCGCGGCGAGCAGCTATTTCCTGCTGCCGACCTGGCGATCCACCATTTCATGGAAATCTCGTCCTTGCGACAGGAGGTCGAGTCGCTGCGCGAAACCCTGGAGATCCGCAAAAATATCGAAAAGGCCAAAGGTCTCCTGATCCAGAAGGGGATGAGTGAGTCCGAGGCGTATCGCAAAATGCAGAAAATGGCCATGGACAAGCGCAAATCCCTGCGGGAAGTGGCCGACGCCATCCTGATGGTTGGTTGA
- a CDS encoding efflux transporter outer membrane subunit — MTIRFLSALTALLVFVGCSPHQMRTVTPPAPLPPSFSQFHEGELEERWWLAFNDPQLTQLIEVAFKHNRDLAQAMARLEQAEALVDINQAARMPSLDLQGQAKREKMPGILGDHTGNSSMLSLSAAFEPDIWQKLGSQVHSAELSRDAAREDVKTFFLTLAARVGDFYYLAAEQKAQLELTDQTIESFAETLSRVEQRYRQGLVPALDVYQSRQNLATAKARRPQYEQGLAEARHALAVLLGRYPGDLPAGSIVSLPAAPESFPSGLPSQLLTRRPDIRAALARVEASDADVASAVADRFPSLNLLADYGRSRSSTSSGIITGDFWSLILNAAMPLFDAGRRKAEVARNEARFREQLAGYHNSVLIAFQEVEDALSANHTTERRISRLQEQVDATEASLRVALDRYTFGLSDYLPVLTAQTAQFTAQSELLSARRQLLSDRITLARSLGGQWPQETLARLKNNDELQKMDARYAP, encoded by the coding sequence ATGACCATCCGCTTTCTTTCAGCGCTGACGGCTCTGCTGGTCTTTGTCGGCTGCTCTCCGCACCAGATGCGGACCGTTACCCCGCCCGCGCCACTCCCACCGTCATTCAGCCAGTTCCACGAAGGGGAATTGGAAGAACGCTGGTGGCTGGCCTTCAATGACCCGCAGCTCACGCAACTCATTGAGGTGGCCTTCAAGCACAACCGCGACCTGGCCCAGGCAATGGCGCGCCTGGAACAGGCCGAGGCACTTGTCGACATCAACCAGGCCGCGCGGATGCCTTCTCTCGACCTGCAGGGGCAGGCAAAGCGGGAGAAAATGCCAGGCATTCTTGGCGACCATACCGGCAACAGCTCAATGCTGTCGCTGTCTGCCGCTTTTGAACCCGATATCTGGCAGAAACTGGGCAGCCAGGTACACAGCGCAGAACTATCGCGCGATGCCGCCCGGGAAGATGTCAAAACTTTCTTTCTGACACTGGCGGCCCGGGTGGGTGATTTTTACTACCTCGCCGCAGAGCAGAAGGCCCAGCTTGAATTGACCGACCAGACCATTGAATCTTTTGCCGAAACCCTGTCGCGGGTTGAGCAGCGCTACCGCCAGGGGCTGGTTCCTGCGCTCGATGTCTACCAGTCTCGCCAGAATCTTGCCACGGCAAAAGCACGCCGTCCCCAGTACGAACAAGGCCTGGCCGAGGCGCGTCATGCCCTGGCGGTGCTGCTCGGCCGCTACCCGGGCGATCTTCCCGCAGGCAGCATCGTCTCCCTGCCGGCAGCGCCTGAATCCTTTCCCTCCGGGCTGCCGTCCCAACTGCTGACCCGCCGCCCCGACATCCGTGCGGCCCTGGCCCGGGTCGAGGCATCCGATGCGGATGTGGCAAGTGCGGTGGCGGACCGTTTTCCTTCCCTGAACCTGCTGGCCGATTACGGCCGATCCCGCTCATCCACCAGCAGCGGGATTATCACGGGGGATTTCTGGAGTCTGATCCTTAACGCCGCCATGCCGCTATTCGACGCGGGACGCCGCAAGGCCGAAGTCGCCCGCAATGAAGCCCGGTTTCGCGAGCAGCTGGCAGGCTATCACAACTCTGTCCTGATTGCGTTTCAGGAAGTGGAAGACGCTTTGAGCGCCAACCATACCACGGAGCGACGCATCTCACGCCTGCAGGAACAGGTGGACGCTACAGAAGCCTCGCTCAGGGTCGCTCTCGACCGCTACACGTTCGGACTGTCCGATTATCTGCCGGTGCTGACTGCTCAGACCGCTCAATTCACCGCCCAGAGCGAACTTTTGAGCGCTCGCCGCCAGTTGCTGAGCGATCGTATCACGCTCGCCCGGTCTCTTGGCGGTCAATGGCCGCAGGAGACCCTGGCCAGGCTGAAAAACAATGACGAACTACAAAAAATGGACGCCCGCTATGCGCCTTAA
- a CDS encoding efflux RND transporter periplasmic adaptor subunit, producing MTNYKKWTPAMRLKAFFLKIALPLIILTLGGFAMVALIGSREAPQREQTAVAGALVETMKARRSTHRVTIIATGTVQTRNEAALAPQVSGRIVKTSPDLLVGGLFEEGDLLFAIENADYRLAVQRAQAALTRAQLDLRTMQGQARIARREWERLGLDGDPDPLVLYEPQLESARADVNSAQAQLDQALLDLERTRINAPFNGRIARKEVDRGQYINAGSTAVLFAGTDRAEVIVPLPIEDLARLDIPRPGTERAGSEALVRLRMGNVSFEWNGRIERSLGEVDPQGRMARVVADITDPYNLKQTWPAENPSLEPGMFVTVHLKGQHLDDVVPLPRKALRSNDSVWIASEQSTLEIRPVEVVHREEQTVYVRGEIEEGDRIILTPLPGAAAGMKLRQRDESR from the coding sequence ATGACGAACTACAAAAAATGGACGCCCGCTATGCGCCTTAAAGCTTTTTTCCTGAAAATCGCGCTTCCGCTGATCATTCTCACCCTCGGCGGCTTCGCCATGGTTGCCCTGATCGGCAGCCGGGAAGCCCCTCAACGCGAACAAACCGCGGTGGCAGGTGCATTAGTCGAAACAATGAAAGCACGCCGCAGCACACACCGCGTGACCATCATCGCCACCGGCACCGTCCAGACCAGAAACGAGGCCGCCCTCGCCCCACAGGTCAGCGGCCGCATCGTGAAGACCTCGCCCGACCTGCTGGTGGGAGGTCTGTTTGAAGAGGGCGATTTACTGTTCGCCATCGAGAATGCTGATTATCGCCTCGCCGTGCAGAGGGCGCAGGCCGCTCTTACCCGTGCACAGCTTGACCTGCGGACGATGCAGGGGCAGGCGCGCATTGCCCGCCGGGAGTGGGAACGCCTCGGGCTGGACGGCGATCCCGATCCGCTGGTCCTCTATGAGCCGCAGTTGGAAAGCGCCCGTGCGGATGTCAATTCGGCGCAGGCCCAGCTGGACCAGGCTCTGCTCGACCTGGAAAGAACCCGCATCAATGCCCCTTTCAACGGCCGCATCGCGCGCAAGGAAGTAGACCGTGGGCAATATATCAATGCCGGCAGCACAGCAGTGCTGTTCGCCGGGACCGACCGGGCCGAAGTGATCGTCCCCCTGCCCATTGAGGATCTCGCCCGTCTGGACATCCCCCGCCCCGGTACCGAACGCGCCGGCTCGGAAGCCCTGGTTCGTCTGCGCATGGGAAATGTCTCTTTTGAATGGAACGGCCGTATTGAACGCTCGCTGGGGGAAGTCGATCCCCAGGGACGCATGGCACGAGTTGTGGCGGATATCACTGACCCTTACAACCTCAAGCAGACCTGGCCTGCGGAAAATCCATCCCTGGAGCCCGGCATGTTCGTAACCGTCCATTTAAAAGGCCAGCACCTCGACGACGTCGTCCCTCTTCCCCGCAAGGCGCTGCGCTCCAATGACAGCGTCTGGATCGCGTCAGAACAAAGCACTCTGGAGATCCGTCCGGTCGAGGTGGTTCACCGCGAAGAACAGACTGTTTATGTGCGCGGAGAAATCGAAGAGGGCGACCGGATTATCCTGACGCCCCTGCCTGGCGCGGCCGCAGGGATGAAACTGCGACAAAGGGATGAAAGCCGATGA
- a CDS encoding efflux RND transporter permease subunit: MKNAIRWMAVNHVAANLLMLVFIIGGLILAGSIKQEVFPEVSLDIIQVSVAYPGAGPEEIEDGIILQIEDVLTELDGIREIRATASEGVGTVSAELSSGENPDLLLQDVKSVVDRITTFPEDSEKPVIIKLLNRREVISLVIYGDLSERSLRERAEQLRDELLEYEDITQVSFGGVRPYEISIEIPEENLRRYNLTLDEVAARIRRASLDLPAGSIKTEGGEILLRTKERRYFGPGYADIVILSDADGTLVRLEDIAQVKDTFRETDEFAHFDGQPAAMIKVYRVGDQKPTEISETVKTFVEEKQSQMPPSVHLATWNDSSEMLESRMNLLIKNAMIGLVLVSLILGLFLEIRLALWAMLGIPISFLGAMLFMPAMGLSINMISLFAFIMALGVVVDDAIVVGENIYDHRKRDKPYLRAAIDGAQEVAQPVIFSILTTVTAFLPLVFVSGMMGKFINEIPLVVITILLISLVECLFVLPAHLGLGGPRPVERGIFGWIDRRRRAFGNRLDRFVNGPFKRFLTLCLKSRQITLAAALAILMLSMGLVGGGFVKFLFMPTVDSDVILVNLEMPEGTTVEHTTRVQDLIVSKGLETVEQIDREHAGESGVLRSIYAVVGGTMDQGGPNPAEGASGAHLSDIAMFLQPSEKRDIRAVEIGNRWRDAVGEIPGIEQLTFKSNLVMLGANIDIQLAHQSLQVLEEAAEKLKQDLSSYPGVADIVDNYSEGKRELKLTLTPEARSLGIAEEDLGRQVRAAFYGAEALRLQRGRNEVKVMVRYPEEDRRSLQGLEDLRIRVPGGGEMPLNQAAFIEQGRGYSQIHRTDRKRVLNVSADVNENIGNSNEILADLRATTMQRLQSDYPGLTYDLAGEEKERRESVESMKTGFMLALMGIYALLAVAFRSYSQPLLIMAAIPFGVVGAILGHLIMGFDLTILSMFGIVALSGVVVNDSLLLIDRINNNRREGTDLLQAVVDGGTRRFRPILLTSLTTFFGLAPMILEKSMQAQFLIPMAISLGFGILFATGITLLLIPALYLALEDVRRLFNLPEVHADHAASVARNEEEEAVG, from the coding sequence ATGAAAAACGCCATTCGCTGGATGGCTGTCAATCATGTGGCGGCCAATCTTCTCATGCTGGTCTTCATCATCGGCGGACTGATCCTGGCGGGGTCGATCAAGCAGGAAGTTTTCCCGGAGGTCTCCCTCGACATCATTCAGGTCAGCGTCGCCTACCCCGGCGCCGGCCCGGAAGAGATCGAGGACGGCATCATTCTTCAGATTGAAGATGTGCTCACCGAACTCGACGGCATCCGCGAAATCCGCGCCACCGCCAGCGAAGGGGTGGGCACGGTCAGTGCTGAACTGAGCAGCGGCGAAAATCCCGACCTTCTCCTTCAGGACGTCAAAAGCGTGGTCGATCGCATCACCACCTTCCCGGAGGATTCGGAAAAGCCGGTCATCATCAAACTTCTCAACCGACGCGAGGTCATCTCGCTTGTGATCTACGGCGATCTGTCCGAGCGCAGCCTGCGCGAGCGTGCGGAACAACTGCGCGACGAACTGCTCGAGTACGAGGACATCACCCAGGTCAGTTTCGGCGGTGTGCGCCCCTACGAAATCTCCATCGAGATTCCAGAAGAAAACCTGCGTCGCTACAATCTGACTCTCGATGAAGTGGCGGCGCGCATCCGCCGCGCCTCTCTCGACCTGCCTGCCGGCTCTATCAAGACCGAAGGGGGCGAAATTCTTCTGCGCACCAAAGAGCGCAGATATTTCGGCCCCGGTTACGCCGATATTGTGATCCTCAGCGATGCGGACGGCACCCTGGTGCGGCTGGAAGACATCGCCCAGGTGAAGGACACCTTTCGTGAAACCGACGAGTTCGCCCACTTCGACGGGCAGCCCGCCGCCATGATCAAAGTCTACCGCGTCGGCGACCAGAAACCGACGGAGATCTCCGAGACGGTCAAGACGTTCGTGGAGGAGAAACAGTCTCAAATGCCACCCTCCGTGCATCTCGCCACCTGGAACGATAGCTCCGAGATGCTTGAGAGCCGCATGAACCTGCTGATCAAAAACGCCATGATCGGGCTGGTGCTGGTTTCGCTGATTCTTGGTCTCTTTCTCGAAATCAGGCTGGCATTGTGGGCCATGCTGGGCATCCCCATCTCGTTTCTCGGTGCCATGCTTTTCATGCCGGCGATGGGCCTCTCCATCAACATGATCTCTCTATTCGCCTTCATCATGGCGCTGGGTGTGGTGGTCGATGATGCGATTGTGGTGGGCGAAAACATCTACGATCATCGAAAACGCGATAAACCCTATCTGCGGGCGGCGATCGACGGTGCCCAGGAAGTGGCCCAACCCGTCATTTTTTCTATTCTGACCACGGTGACCGCCTTTCTTCCGCTGGTTTTCGTCTCCGGCATGATGGGCAAATTCATCAACGAGATCCCCCTGGTGGTCATCACCATCCTGCTGATTTCGCTGGTCGAATGCCTCTTCGTTCTGCCGGCGCACCTCGGCCTCGGCGGGCCGCGCCCCGTCGAAAGAGGGATCTTCGGATGGATCGATCGAAGGCGGCGCGCTTTCGGCAACAGGCTCGACCGCTTTGTTAATGGACCATTCAAAAGGTTTCTGACTCTTTGCCTCAAAAGTCGTCAGATCACCCTCGCTGCGGCCCTCGCCATTCTGATGCTAAGTATGGGGCTGGTCGGCGGCGGCTTTGTAAAATTTCTGTTCATGCCCACCGTCGACTCGGACGTCATTCTGGTCAATCTTGAAATGCCGGAAGGCACAACGGTGGAGCACACGACACGGGTTCAGGATCTGATCGTGTCAAAAGGGCTCGAAACCGTCGAACAAATCGACCGCGAGCATGCCGGAGAATCCGGAGTTCTTCGCAGCATCTACGCAGTGGTGGGTGGCACCATGGACCAGGGCGGCCCCAACCCGGCCGAGGGTGCGAGCGGTGCCCATCTGTCGGATATCGCCATGTTTCTGCAGCCCAGTGAAAAACGCGACATTCGCGCCGTTGAAATCGGCAATCGCTGGCGTGATGCGGTGGGAGAAATTCCAGGGATCGAGCAGCTGACCTTCAAATCAAACCTGGTGATGCTCGGTGCCAATATCGATATTCAGCTGGCGCATCAGAGTCTGCAGGTCCTGGAAGAGGCGGCGGAGAAGCTCAAGCAGGATCTGTCCTCGTATCCCGGAGTGGCGGACATCGTCGACAACTACAGCGAAGGCAAGCGGGAATTGAAGCTGACCCTGACGCCAGAGGCCCGCTCTCTCGGCATTGCCGAGGAGGATCTGGGGAGGCAGGTCCGCGCGGCCTTTTACGGCGCTGAAGCCCTGCGCCTGCAGCGCGGACGCAATGAGGTTAAGGTCATGGTGCGCTACCCTGAGGAGGATCGCCGCAGCCTCCAGGGGCTTGAGGATCTGCGCATCCGCGTTCCGGGCGGCGGCGAAATGCCGCTGAACCAGGCCGCCTTCATCGAACAGGGCAGAGGTTACAGCCAGATTCATCGCACCGATCGCAAGCGGGTGCTCAACGTCAGCGCCGATGTGAATGAAAATATCGGCAATTCCAATGAAATCCTGGCCGACTTGCGTGCAACTACCATGCAGCGGCTGCAGAGTGATTATCCGGGCCTGACCTATGACCTGGCGGGAGAGGAGAAAGAACGGCGTGAATCGGTGGAAAGCATGAAAACGGGATTCATGCTGGCGCTGATGGGCATCTACGCCCTACTGGCAGTAGCCTTCCGCAGCTACAGCCAACCGCTGCTGATCATGGCGGCCATCCCTTTTGGTGTGGTCGGTGCCATTCTCGGTCATCTGATCATGGGCTTTGATTTAACCATCCTGAGCATGTTCGGCATCGTCGCCCTGTCGGGAGTCGTGGTCAACGACTCACTGCTGCTGATCGACCGGATCAACAACAATCGACGTGAAGGCACCGACCTGCTTCAGGCAGTCGTCGACGGCGGCACGCGGCGTTTTCGTCCGATCCTTCTCACCTCGCTTACCACTTTTTTCGGTCTGGCGCCGATGATTCTGGAGAAAAGCATGCAGGCCCAGTTCCTGATCCCCATGGCCATCAGCCTGGGGTTCGGCATCCTGTTCGCTACCGGTATCACCCTGTTGCTGATCCCGGCGCTGTACCTGGCGCTTGAGGACGTTCGCCGCCTGTTCAACCTGCCTGAAGTCCATGCCGATCATGCTGCGAGTGTCGCGAGGAATGAGGAGGAGGAGGCAGTGGGGTGA
- a CDS encoding FKBP-type peptidyl-prolyl cis-trans isomerase, with the protein MIRADQGDTIKVKYTGRLDDGTVFDASPEDRPLKFIVGRGEVIPGFEEAVIGMYQGGRKTASVSPDKAYGPRREDLIEKVERSMLPDDVPLQVGRQLEVTPAEGPKFTVMVTGVDDETVTLDGNHPLAGRNLTFEIELLEVKKDPKDKPAPPTMN; encoded by the coding sequence ATGATTCGTGCGGACCAGGGAGATACCATTAAGGTCAAATATACCGGGCGTCTTGATGACGGCACTGTTTTCGATGCGTCGCCGGAGGATCGGCCGCTTAAATTCATCGTCGGCCGCGGGGAAGTCATCCCCGGTTTCGAGGAAGCGGTGATCGGCATGTACCAGGGGGGCAGAAAGACCGCTTCAGTCAGTCCGGACAAAGCCTACGGCCCCCGTCGAGAGGATCTGATTGAGAAGGTCGAGCGCAGCATGCTGCCCGACGATGTGCCGCTGCAGGTCGGCCGCCAGCTTGAAGTGACCCCGGCTGAAGGGCCCAAATTCACGGTCATGGTCACAGGCGTGGACGATGAAACCGTGACTCTTGACGGCAATCACCCACTGGCGGGGCGCAACCTGACCTTCGAGATCGAACTGCTTGAAGTTAAAAAAGACCCCAAAGACAAGCCGGCTCCCCCCACCATGAACTGA
- the ttcA gene encoding tRNA 2-thiocytidine(32) synthetase TtcA, producing MFFSNDPLFRRIKRSTGRAIGDFNLIEEGDRIAIGISGGKDSYTLLHALEALRRKAPIRYELIPVTIDAGFPGFRSDVIKGHLQEHNLDLQVEMTDCHGIIEQKLRPGTSFCAFCARLRRGALYSLADRLNCNKLALGHHLDDFIETLLLNQFYIGRLAAMSPKLLADNGRHTVIRPMVYVEESDISSFSQRYELPVVDCSCPMAGQGDLKRQRMKELVNELAAENPHLRGSILHAMGRVEPRHLLDRTLKQF from the coding sequence GTGTTTTTCAGCAACGATCCTCTTTTTCGCCGCATCAAGCGTTCGACCGGACGCGCCATTGGAGATTTCAATCTGATCGAAGAAGGCGACCGCATCGCTATCGGCATTTCGGGGGGCAAGGATTCCTACACCCTGCTGCACGCTCTGGAGGCCTTGCGCCGCAAGGCCCCCATTCGCTATGAGTTGATTCCGGTGACCATCGATGCGGGCTTCCCCGGGTTCCGATCCGACGTGATCAAGGGCCACCTGCAGGAGCACAACCTGGACCTGCAGGTGGAAATGACGGATTGTCACGGCATCATTGAGCAAAAGTTGCGCCCCGGCACCTCTTTCTGTGCTTTCTGCGCCCGATTGAGACGCGGAGCACTCTATTCACTGGCCGACAGGCTCAATTGCAACAAGCTCGCCCTGGGCCATCATCTCGATGATTTCATTGAAACCCTGCTGCTCAATCAGTTCTACATCGGGCGCCTGGCCGCCATGAGCCCCAAGCTGCTCGCCGACAATGGCCGTCACACGGTCATCCGCCCGATGGTCTATGTTGAGGAAAGTGATATTTCGTCCTTTTCCCAACGCTATGAGCTGCCGGTGGTGGACTGCTCCTGCCCCATGGCGGGACAGGGGGACCTCAAGCGCCAGCGGATGAAAGAACTGGTCAACGAATTGGCCGCGGAAAATCCTCACCTGCGCGGCAGCATCCTGCATGCCATGGGCCGGGTCGAACCGCGCCATCTTCTGGACCGGACATTGAAGCAATTCTGA